The Canis lupus dingo isolate Sandy chromosome 4, ASM325472v2, whole genome shotgun sequence genome contains a region encoding:
- the LOC112651742 gene encoding L-lactate dehydrogenase B chain-like translates to MATLKENLIAPVAEEEAAIPNNKITVVGVGQVGMACAISILGKSLADELALVDVLEDKLREMMDLQHGSLFLQTPKIVADKDYSVTANSKIVVVTAGVRQQEGDSRLNLVQRNVNVFKFIILQIVKYSPDCIIIVVSNPVDILTYVTWKLSGLPKHRVIGSGCNLDSARFRYFMAKKLGIHPSSCHGWILGEHGNSSVAVWSGVNVAGVSLQELNPEMGIDNDSENWKEVHKMVVESAYEVIKLKGYTNWAIGLSVADLIESMLKNLSRIHPVSTMVKGMYGIEKEVFLSLPCILNARGLTNVINQKLKDDEVAQLKKSADTLWDIQKDLKDL, encoded by the coding sequence ATGGCAACTCTTAAGGAAAACCTGATTGCACCAGTTGCAGAAGAAGAAGCTGCAATCCCAAACAATAAGATCACTGTAGTAGGTGTTGGACAAGTTGGTATGGCATGTGCCATCAGCATTCTGGGAAAGTCTCTGGCTGATGAACTTGCCCTTGTGGATGTTTTAGAAGATAAACTCAGAGAAATGATGGATCTACAGCATGGGAGTTTATTTCTACAGACACCTAAAATTGTGGCAGATAAAGATTACTCTGTGACTGCCAATTCTAAGATTGTGGTGGTGACTGCAGGAGTCCGCCAGCAGGAGGGAGACAGCCGCCTCAATCTGGTGCAAAGGAATGTTAATGTCTTCAAATTCATTATTCTTCAGATAGTCAAGTACAGTCCTGATTGTATCATAATTGTGGTTTCCAACCCAGTGGATATTCTTACATATGTTACCTGGAAACTAAGTGGACTACCCAAGCACCGTGTGATTGGAAGTGGGTGTAATCTGGATTCTGCTAGATTTCGCTATTTTATGGCTAAAAAACTTGGCATTCATCCCAGCAGCTGCCATGGATGGATTTTGGGAGAACATGGCAACTCAAGTGTGGCTGTGTGGAGTGGAGTGAATGTGGCAGGTGTTTCTCTTCAGGAACTGAATCCAGAAATGGGAATAGACAACGACAGTGAAAATTGGAAGGAAGTGCATAAGATGGTGGTTGAAAGTGCCTATGAAGTCATCAAGCTAAAAGGATATACCAACTGGGCTATTGGATTAAGTGTGGCTGATCTCATTGAATCCATGTTGAAAAATCTCTCCAGGATTCATCCAGTGTCAACAATGGTGAAGGGCATGTATGGTATTGAGAAGGAAGTCTTCCTGAGTCTTCCGTGTATCCTGAACGCTCGGGGCTTAACCAATGTGATCAATCAGAAGCTGAAGGATGATGAGGTTGCCCAGCTCAAGAAAAGTGCAGATACCTTGTGGGATATCCAGAAAGACCTAAAAGATCTGTGA